The following DNA comes from Plectropomus leopardus isolate mb unplaced genomic scaffold, YSFRI_Pleo_2.0 unplaced_scaffold28090, whole genome shotgun sequence.
tttaaaaacataattataagaattaatatgtaataattGCCCCCAACtaactttcaggtcattttcttattacttaactattttttaagcaatttacacaacatttcttgccaagtccctcattgcctttctcccatttttatttttttttattttttagaagtttaaatgcttgtgaaagatgtctagATGCAAAACTGATCAATCAATCCAGatgtttaagggttaaagtgTAAATTCTCACCATTACTCCAGCGATCCCAATCCCAATGTATCCAATAATATACAGCTTTTCATTGAAGAAGGCTGTTATTGCAGTGAGACAGtcctaaaaacaataaaacattaatataatgAATAACAGCTGTTGCACTCAGTCTTTATGTGAGTGATCTCATATATCTCACACACCACTGATCCAACACTAATTTACTGCATATAGTTTGACCTTAAATCAGTGCTGTACTGCCACCATGTGGGCATAAAGTGTTACTGCAGGTGCGATGGGATGGTTTACCTGGGTGTTCTCCTCAGCCTCTGCACAAAGCGCCGTAGTTGTTTCTGATGTGGAGCCTCCGCAGCAGTTCAGCTGGAAGtgtgagaagaagaaaattatagaattgtgacatttttggtgtttataGTGACAACCATGTGAAAAGGGAGAGGTTTTACTCACAGTTTTGTGGTACATGAATGCGATTGCGGTCCCATTGGGATTGGAGACATCAGCGATGGAGCTGCTGTAAAACTTTTGGACTTCCTCAACAATCTATGAATGAGAAAAGATGATTCAAAATTTACATTACATTGCGTACACACGACAGtctaatttaaaaagttaaaggtgCTGTTGATAACATTGGTCACTAGATGTCACACTTTCTCCTTTCGCCCTCTATTGCATTAACGTCGCCACATTGCtgttgcttaaccctttgaaacctgagcatactgacttgatgtctttcaaaaacataagaagaagaaaatacctgaaaaatatCAACAGAAAGGAAAGccgtaaacaaaaataaacaaagaaatgacctgaaaaaaactgcttgaaatATAGAATTGTGATCgttgttatttgttattaatttctggacatttttccccgtttttttttctaaatatgattttctaaatctacttttttttcaacttgacaTTTATTGCTAAATTCATCACTGAAGAAAACGATTTGGTCAGGGTCCAAAATACTTTGGAAAAGAGTCTGAatgcagaaaagtgatgttgatccagatttcaGACGGTTAAAGCACAAGTGGCTGCGAGTTTGTTGCACAGCCTGCATATTTGATAGTTTAGTGGACAGGCTCAGTTGTGTCAAGAGGTGAATATTTCATGGTAGAGTAGTGAGTTAAATTTGTAACATGCAGTCAGTTTGGCGGGtggattttaaaatatatattaatctACATATTAATCACTCAATACGTCACCAGTGTTTTTagctggtgagtgaagcaaatcttgcaaataaaaacagcatttggCTGCTGCTTATTTCAGCCCTGtgaatacatacatacataaactaTAGATTAAGGTTACTTTGTACAGTGTTGTTTCAAGAATGATGTGATGAAATCTAACATTGTGGTAATCTTTCTTAAAATTCTCTGTTAAATTATGtataacatatatttaaaatatttattaatatgtaGTTCtctgactaatttcttgcaatttgcatagcatttcttgccaagttactaactgatttttttcccatgtttttaaatgacatcaaaccaatttcctcagggttcaaaggttaaaatatttgtgaaaaaagtctaaatgcagcacaagaaaagttatgtcgatccaggtttcaaaaggttaattaacataatttctgttttttggaaaagcaATACTTATACTATTTCTATACTTCTACTACTATAATACTATTCCGCACCGTTCTAAAAGCTCTGTGGctgtataactttttttaattattcgtctgtgtaaaaatgttatAACTTTGCGTGTTGTACCTGTTCCTTGTTTATGAATCCAAACACACCAGCAGCGATCTCAGCTCCAAAGATTATCAGAAGGCAAGCAAAGaactgcagaacaaaaaaagaggcttaTTAACCATCTTCTGTTGACGGCTATGTTTcatacaaaaacatcaaaaacaacatcattttcTTAATGTCGATCTTGACCTCAACAAAAGAGATTTTTGTCagtttcttaattttcttgAAAGTTTCCTGGAAAGAGGTGTGTCGTTAGGTACTGTTTTCTTTATAGGGAATTTAAAGTCAATATTCATCCTTTATTCTCTTTATTATTAGAAACTTTAcaccaaatatttataattgtatGCTTGTCTACAGACAAATTTCACATTGTATT
Coding sequences within:
- the LOC121937988 gene encoding tetraspanin-2-like; this translates as FFACLLIIFGAEIAAGVFGFINKEQIVEEVQKFYSSSIADVSNPNGTAIAFMYHKTLNCCGGSTSETTTALCAEAEENTQDCLTAITAFFNEKLYIIGYIGIGIAGVMIIGMIFSMVLCCAIRNNREVI